From one Haloferax marinisediminis genomic stretch:
- the purQ gene encoding phosphoribosylformylglycinamidine synthase I, which translates to MIAVVQFGGSNCDRDAVRALTDLGFEAERVWHEDPLPEETTGIMLPGGFSYGDYLRGGAMAARSPVMNAVREAIDEGIPVLGVCNGAQVGCEAGLTPGAFTTNASARFQCEHVYLRVENADTQWTRAYDEGDVIELPIAHGEGRFEIDDEGYEELEAEDRILFRYCDEDGNITDEANPNGSRGNVAGILGDSKSVAVLMPHPERASLPQLGNTDGRGVLSGFEG; encoded by the coding sequence ATGATTGCAGTTGTGCAGTTTGGCGGGTCGAACTGTGACCGAGACGCCGTCCGCGCGCTCACCGACCTCGGGTTCGAGGCCGAACGCGTCTGGCACGAAGACCCGCTCCCAGAGGAGACGACGGGTATCATGCTCCCCGGTGGCTTCTCGTACGGCGACTACCTTCGCGGTGGCGCGATGGCCGCCCGGTCGCCAGTGATGAACGCTGTACGCGAGGCGATCGACGAAGGAATCCCCGTCCTCGGCGTCTGTAACGGTGCCCAGGTTGGCTGTGAGGCTGGACTGACACCCGGTGCGTTCACGACGAACGCGAGCGCTCGCTTCCAGTGTGAGCACGTCTACCTCCGTGTCGAAAACGCCGACACGCAGTGGACCCGTGCCTACGACGAAGGCGACGTCATCGAACTGCCCATCGCACACGGTGAGGGCCGCTTCGAAATCGACGACGAAGGCTACGAAGAACTCGAAGCAGAAGACCGTATTCTGTTCCGCTACTGTGACGAAGACGGAAACATCACCGACGAGGCGAACCCCAACGGGTCGCGCGGAAACGTCGCTGGTATCCTCGGTGACTCCAAATCTGTCGCAGTCTTGATGCCACACCCAGAACGAGCATCGCTGCCGCAACTCGGCAACACCGACGGAAGAGGCGTGCTGTCGGGTTTCGAGGGGTAG
- the purS gene encoding phosphoribosylformylglycinamidine synthase subunit PurS, translating to MTTYTATVTVRLKRGVLDPEAETTKRALERLGFELDALRFTERYEVDLDAADADAAADRADEMAERLLANPTIHDYEVEVVEA from the coding sequence ATGACCACCTACACCGCGACGGTGACGGTGCGCCTCAAGCGTGGCGTGCTCGACCCGGAGGCGGAGACCACGAAGCGTGCACTGGAACGACTCGGGTTCGAACTCGACGCGTTGCGCTTTACCGAACGGTACGAAGTCGACCTCGACGCGGCGGACGCCGACGCGGCGGCCGACCGTGCCGACGAGATGGCCGAACGCTTGCTGGCGAACCCGACCATTCACGACTACGAGGTCGAGGTCGTCGAGGCTTGA
- a CDS encoding winged helix-turn-helix domain-containing protein — MDSDSEQAFSLLADETRLAILRVLADSPNEPLTFSELRERVGVPDSGRFNYHLGKLTGRFVKKSDAGYEIRLAGWNIVGAILGGAYTRGDDIGPVPVDPPCPACDGQVEATYVDEHVTVRCADCDKTILDAGIPPGVLEGYDDASFPEVAERFVLSLFSQARDGFCASCRGRMEPRLVTNTDELAPSDVCEEAQAIYSCTRCREELIAGIGMAFLDHPAVVSFYYDHGVDLSQPNLWGTAWRDKPTLTVVSDDPLRATVDFVVDEDTLTLVIDETLAVHDVERSPAS, encoded by the coding sequence GTGGATTCCGACAGCGAGCAGGCGTTTTCCCTGCTCGCCGACGAGACGCGACTCGCCATCCTCCGCGTTCTCGCCGACTCCCCGAACGAACCACTCACCTTCTCGGAACTCCGTGAGCGTGTTGGCGTCCCCGACAGCGGTCGATTCAACTACCACCTCGGCAAACTCACCGGTCGCTTCGTCAAGAAGTCCGACGCTGGGTACGAGATTCGACTCGCAGGGTGGAATATCGTCGGTGCCATCCTCGGTGGGGCGTACACCCGCGGCGACGACATCGGCCCCGTCCCGGTGGACCCTCCTTGCCCAGCGTGTGACGGGCAGGTCGAAGCGACCTACGTAGACGAGCATGTCACAGTCCGGTGTGCCGACTGCGACAAGACGATTTTAGACGCGGGTATCCCGCCAGGCGTGTTAGAAGGCTATGACGACGCGTCCTTCCCCGAAGTCGCAGAGCGATTCGTCCTGTCGTTGTTCTCACAGGCACGCGACGGATTCTGCGCGAGTTGTCGAGGCCGGATGGAACCACGCCTCGTGACGAACACGGACGAACTCGCCCCGTCAGACGTCTGCGAAGAGGCTCAGGCCATCTACAGTTGCACGCGTTGCAGGGAGGAGCTCATCGCTGGCATCGGCATGGCCTTCCTCGACCACCCTGCAGTCGTCTCGTTCTACTACGACCACGGTGTGGACCTCTCGCAACCAAATCTCTGGGGCACTGCGTGGCGAGACAAGCCGACGCTCACTGTCGTCTCGGACGACCCACTTCGGGCCACCGTGGATTTTGTCGTCGACGAAGACACGCTCACCCTCGTCATCGACGAGACACTCGCCGTCCACGACGTAGAACGCTCTCCGGCCTCGTAG
- a CDS encoding formyltetrahydrofolate deformylase, giving the protein MTRELTEITVIGGDKTGLIANVTTLLFERGINVEDLDQAVREGIFRMTLHADTSEMTCTRDELREALSDLGDDLGVEVQVRFPSDRETREIAVLVTKESHCLEALFEAWANDDLGAEISVVIGNHDTLEPLASHYDVPFHDIGDEKGTSNEDRLLELLAEYDVDLIVLARYMRILGPKVVFRYEDRIINIHPSLLPAFPGAAAYRQAKEKGVRIAGVTAHYVTTDLDQGPVITQRAFDVPDDASIDEIKNRGQPLEADALLEAVKLHLDDALTVHRGRTSLREEVDPDNRQLGLSREAQASNPDRPVDGIIDALGTKKLAAPEQSED; this is encoded by the coding sequence ATGACGCGAGAACTAACCGAGATCACGGTCATCGGAGGAGACAAGACCGGACTCATCGCGAATGTGACCACCCTGCTGTTCGAACGCGGAATCAACGTCGAGGACCTCGACCAGGCCGTCCGTGAAGGAATCTTCCGGATGACCCTCCACGCGGACACCTCGGAGATGACCTGCACGCGCGACGAGCTCCGTGAGGCACTCTCCGACCTCGGTGACGACCTCGGCGTCGAGGTGCAGGTTCGGTTCCCGTCGGACCGCGAGACCCGCGAGATTGCCGTCCTCGTCACGAAGGAGTCACACTGTCTCGAAGCACTGTTCGAGGCGTGGGCGAACGACGACCTCGGCGCGGAGATTTCGGTCGTCATCGGGAACCACGACACACTCGAACCGCTCGCGAGTCACTACGACGTCCCCTTCCACGACATCGGTGACGAGAAGGGTACGTCGAACGAAGACCGACTCCTCGAACTCCTGGCGGAGTACGACGTCGACCTCATCGTGCTCGCGCGGTACATGCGTATTCTCGGGCCGAAGGTCGTCTTCCGCTACGAAGACCGCATCATCAACATCCACCCGTCGTTGCTCCCCGCCTTCCCCGGCGCGGCCGCCTACCGACAGGCCAAAGAGAAGGGTGTCCGCATCGCCGGCGTCACTGCCCACTACGTGACGACCGACCTCGATCAAGGCCCGGTCATCACCCAACGGGCGTTCGACGTCCCTGACGACGCGAGCATCGACGAAATCAAGAACCGCGGGCAACCGCTCGAAGCGGACGCGCTCCTCGAAGCCGTGAAACTCCACCTCGACGACGCGCTCACGGTCCACCGTGGTCGCACCAGTCTCCGCGAGGAAGTTGACCCCGACAATCGTCAACTCGGACTCTCCCGCGAGGCGCAAGCATCCAACCCCGACCGTCCCGTCGACGGCATCATCGACGCACTCGGGACGAAGAAACTGGCCGCCCCCGAACAGTCCGAGGACTGA
- a CDS encoding VOC family protein — protein MTDTSAPDFDGRPNGPGAARALGEFALRVEDLPAMRAFYRDVVGLGGPIGDYDTATFFGLGESHAGHEAVFVLFDRTAESGYEGIDQDTTTIDHFAFSIDPDDFDAEVERLREHGLDLDFAYHEWVEWRSLYFSDPEGNRVELVCFDPEGMEKNEQYE, from the coding sequence ATGACCGACACTTCTGCTCCTGACTTCGACGGTCGACCGAACGGACCCGGTGCGGCCCGCGCACTCGGCGAGTTCGCCCTTCGTGTCGAAGACCTCCCGGCGATGCGCGCCTTCTACCGCGACGTCGTCGGTCTCGGCGGCCCCATCGGTGACTACGACACGGCGACGTTCTTCGGCCTCGGTGAGAGCCACGCCGGTCACGAAGCTGTCTTCGTGCTCTTCGACCGAACTGCCGAGTCAGGGTACGAAGGTATCGACCAAGACACGACGACTATCGACCACTTCGCGTTCAGTATCGACCCCGACGACTTCGACGCTGAAGTCGAACGCCTCCGTGAACACGGTCTCGACCTCGACTTCGCCTACCACGAGTGGGTCGAGTGGCGCTCTCTGTACTTTTCGGACCCGGAGGGGAACAGAGTGGAGTTGGTCTGTTTCGACCCAGAGGGGATGGAGAAGAACGAACAGTACGAGTGA
- a CDS encoding DoxX family protein — translation MAMSGEVGTRLFGRDVTLAVSWPWAVYWIAFLRVLVGTVFLHAGMDKLLADQPFTAGWWLTGTASEGVLGTVMVWFGQNAPWFVDFVIPFGELFIGIGLIVGGLTRLASFFGATLMFFLYFGNADWEHGFVNGDLLLLVLFITLIIFGGGRIWGLDSYLEKTETVQKYPRLRYLLG, via the coding sequence ATGGCTATGTCGGGAGAAGTTGGGACGCGACTCTTTGGCCGTGACGTGACGTTAGCGGTGTCGTGGCCGTGGGCCGTGTATTGGATTGCATTCCTTCGAGTGCTCGTCGGGACGGTATTCCTCCACGCGGGGATGGACAAGTTACTGGCAGACCAGCCGTTTACCGCTGGGTGGTGGCTCACCGGAACGGCCAGTGAGGGAGTCCTCGGGACGGTGATGGTCTGGTTCGGACAAAACGCGCCGTGGTTCGTGGATTTCGTGATTCCGTTCGGTGAACTCTTCATCGGAATCGGACTCATCGTCGGTGGATTGACTCGTCTCGCGTCGTTCTTCGGAGCGACGTTGATGTTCTTCCTCTACTTCGGAAATGCCGACTGGGAACACGGATTCGTGAACGGTGACTTGCTCCTCCTCGTCCTCTTTATCACACTCATCATCTTTGGGGGTGGACGGATCTGGGGACTCGATTCGTACTTAGAGAAGACCGAGACGGTGCAGAAATACCCACGACTCAGATACCTTCTGGGGTGA
- a CDS encoding CHRD domain-containing protein, translated as MRQTNVGRRRFLVSLGVTGVLLGGLGVNPATAKSNSSPRKRNFRTHLRGDEEVPPVETKAQGQLLVKFDDDLTQFSYTLIVANIDDVFAAHIHCGPAGQNGPVGVTLFGGEQTSASGILAKETVTEPNPGNVCGWESIEDVYDAIQSGNAYVNVHTVGTPSGEIRGQLG; from the coding sequence ATGCGACAAACGAACGTCGGGAGACGACGGTTTCTGGTCTCACTCGGGGTGACAGGAGTGTTGTTGGGTGGACTCGGTGTAAACCCAGCCACTGCAAAAAGCAACTCGTCCCCACGCAAGCGGAACTTCCGTACACACCTCAGGGGTGACGAAGAGGTACCACCAGTCGAGACGAAGGCACAGGGACAACTGCTCGTCAAGTTCGACGACGACCTCACACAATTCAGTTACACCTTAATCGTCGCCAACATTGACGATGTCTTTGCCGCACACATCCATTGCGGTCCTGCGGGTCAGAACGGACCGGTTGGAGTTACGCTGTTCGGGGGCGAGCAAACCTCAGCAAGCGGTATCCTCGCGAAAGAGACGGTTACAGAACCCAACCCCGGGAACGTGTGTGGTTGGGAGTCGATAGAAGACGTGTACGACGCAATCCAGAGTGGCAATGCGTACGTCAACGTGCACACGGTTGGAACTCCCAGCGGTGAAATCCGCGGACAGTTGGGCTAA